From a region of the Mauremys mutica isolate MM-2020 ecotype Southern chromosome 12, ASM2049712v1, whole genome shotgun sequence genome:
- the LOC123345962 gene encoding E3 ubiquitin-protein ligase TRIM39-like: protein MATDNPVESLQEEATCPICLEYFKDPVTIDCGHNFCRACIAQCWEGSNTDVSCPQCRETVQQGNLRPNRKLANVVEMVKRLSLQAAKGAGEERVCGEHQETLKLFCEEDQTSVCVVCHLSRAHRDHRVVPIKEAAQEYKEKLQGGLGPLRKELEVALALMSAEEKKTTEWQGKVKNRREMIAGEFNKLHTLLREEEQLLLQSLEEEERETLQRLQENVTKLSQQSSSLQQLITEIEEKCQQPVVEMLKDVKSTLSRSENVKLQEPDAVSTDLKNLYKISLDMREALQRFGVDVTLDPDTAHPYLVLSEDQKRVRLGYKRQDLPDNPERFDRCPCVLGAEGFTGGRCYWEVEVGDKTRWTLGVCRESVSRKGQVTYTPGNGYWAVLLRDGGYKACTSPITPLSVSVRPSRVGIFLDYEAGEVLFYNVTDRSHLFTFTDTFSGKLHPYFCPGLNTVGTNTAPLIICPVPAQAGGNLCP, encoded by the exons atggccacAGACAAccccgtggaaagtctccaggaggaagctacgtgccccatctgtctggagtattttaagGACCCGGTGACTATAgactgtgggcacaatttctgccgagcctgcatcgcccagtgctgggagggatccaaTACAGacgtctcctgccctcagtgcagagaaactgtgcaacagggaaACCTGAGGCCCAACAGGAAGCTGGCAAATGTTGTAGAAATGGTCAAACggctgagtttacaggcagcaaagggagcaggagaggagagggtgtgtggggaacaccaggagactctgaaactgttctgtgaagaggatcaaacttctGTCTGTGTGGTTTGCCATCTGTCCCGGGCTCACAGAGATCACAGGGTGGTTCCCAtaaaggaggctgcccaggagtacaag GAGAAACTCCAGGGAGGCCTGggccctctgaggaaggagctggaagTGGCCCTGGCTCTGatgtctgcagaggagaagaaaacCACAGAGTGGCAG GGGAAAGTGAAGAATAGGAGAGAGATGATTGCAGGTGAATTTAACAAACTgcacacactgctgagagaggaggagcagcttcttctgcagagcctggaggaggaggagagggagactctgcagagacttcaggaaaatgtaaccaaactctcccagcaaagctcctctctgcagcagctgatcaCAGAGATAGAGGAGAAATGTCAGCAACCAGTTGTCGAGATGCTAAAG gatgtgaaaagcacattgagcag GAGTGAGAATGTGAAACTCCAGGAACCAGATGCTGTTTCTACTGACCTGAAGAACTTGTATAAAATTTCCCTTGACATGAGGGAAGCGCTGCAGAGATTTGGAG tggacgtgactctggatccagacacggctcatccctaCCTCGTCCTCTCTGAGGATCAGAAACGTGTGAGACTCGGATACAAACGccaggatctgcccgacaaccctgagagatttgatagaTGTCCCTGTGTCCTGGGTGCTGAGGGGTTCACGGGCGGGAGgtgttactgggaggtggaggtgggagacaagacgaGATGGActctgggggtttgtagggaatctgtgagcaggaaggggcaggtcaCATACACACCTGGGAATGGATACTGGGCCGTGTTGCTGAGGGATGGGGGATACAAGGCCTGCACCTCCCCCATAACCCCCCTCTccgtgagcgtcaggcccagccgggtggggattttcctggactacgAGGCGGGCGAGGTCttgttttacaatgtgactgacaggtcccatctcttcactttcactgacaccttctccgggaagctccacccttatttctgtcctGGTCTCAACACTGTGGGTACAAACAcggctcccctgataatctgcccggtcccagctcaggccggagggaatctctgtccctga